A region from the Triticum urartu cultivar G1812 chromosome 1, Tu2.1, whole genome shotgun sequence genome encodes:
- the LOC125547342 gene encoding gamma-gliadin-like → MKTFLIFVLLAMAMNIATAARQLNPSNKELQSPQQSFSHQQQPFLQEPYPQQPYPSQQPYPSQQPFPTPQQQFSQQSQQPFPQTQQSFPLQPQQPFPQQPQQPFPQPQLPFPLQPQQKIPQQPQQPFPLQPQQPFPQQPQQPFPQPQQPISVQPQQPFPQQSQQSQQPFPQPQQLFLELQQPIHQQPQQPFPQQPQQPFPQQPQQPFPQQPQQPFPLQPQQPFPQQPQQSFLLGPQQPFPQQPQQSQQSFPQPQPQQPQQPSIMQPQQPLPQRPQQPFLLPQQQLSQQPEQTISQQPQQPHQPQQPYPQQQQPYGTSLTSIGGQ, encoded by the coding sequence ATGAAGACCTTCCTCATCTTTGTCCTCCTTGCCATGGCGATGAACATCGCCACTGCCGCTAGGCAGCTAAACCCTAGCAACAAAGAATTACAATCACCTCAACAATCATTTTCCCATCAACAACAACCATTTCTACAGGAGCCATATCCACAACAACCATATCCATCACAGCAACCATATCCATCGCAACAACCATTTCCCACACCCCAACAACAATTTTCCCAGCAATCACAACAACCATTTCCCCAGACCCAACAATCGTTCCCTCTGCAACCACAACAGCCATTCCCCCAGCAACCCCAACAACCATTTCCCCAGCCCCAACTACCATTCCCCCTGCAACCACAACAAAAAATTCCCCAGCAACCCCAACAACCATTCCCCCTGCAACCGCAACAACCATTCCCCCAGCAACCCCAACAACCATTTCCCCAGCCCCAACAACCAATCTCCGTGCAACCACAACAACCATTCCCCCAGCAATCCCAACAATCACAACAACCTTTTCCCCAGCCCCAACAATTATTTCTTGAACTCCAACAACCAATTCACCAGCAACCGCAACAACCATTCCCCCAACAACCGCAACAACCATTTCCCCAGCAACCGCAACAACCATTCCCCCAACAACCACAACAACCATTCCCCCTACAACCACAACAACCATTCCCCCAACAACCACAACAATCATTCCTCCTAGGACCGCAACAACCATTTCCCCAGCAACCCCAACAATCACAACAATCATTTCCCCAGCCCCAACCCCAGCAACCCCAACAACCATCCATCATGCAACCACAACAACCATTACCCCAACGACCACAACAACCATTTCTACTGCCCCAACAACAATTATCCCAGCAACCAGAACAAACAATTTCCCAGCAACCCCAGCAACCACACCAACCTCAACAACCATAtccacaacaacaacaaccataTGGGACTAGTCTTACAAGCATCGGTGGCCAATGA